One genomic window of Arachis duranensis cultivar V14167 unplaced genomic scaffold, aradu.V14167.gnm2.J7QH unplaced_Scaffold_343483, whole genome shotgun sequence includes the following:
- the LOC127744389 gene encoding uncharacterized protein LOC127744389 isoform X1 — protein sequence MAASSSSASQSHFTYSNAPTYFPVPFHLQQSAATPANYAAAVYAAAPAVQIPSLPVIGPVSPAPVSGVYSLPQYPSQQLFERDAQIITPEALESVKAAIASSEAENKAQAKKKAVPRKAAGQTWEDPILAEWPEDDYRLFCGDLGNEVNDDVLTKAFSRFPSFSMARLSSSLLIVHKSKYNSNFLTVVRDKRTGKTKGYGFVSFASPSDLAAALKEMNGKYVGNRPIKLSKSKWKERTDFEALEKQKRQTHKKPKLPRKGVLHK from the exons ATGGCTGCATCGTCTTCCTCAGCATCGCAATCGCATTTCACCTATTCCAACGCCCCTACCTACTTCCCCGTTCCTTTCCACCTCCAGCAATCCGCCGCCACACCGGCGAATTACGCCGCTGCGGTGTACGCTGCGGCTCCGGCAGTACAAATCCCTTCGCTTCCGGTCATCGGCCCTGTCTCTCCGGCTCCGGTTTCTGGCGTGTACTCCTTACCGCAATATCCG TCGCAGCAGTTGTTTGAGAGGGATGCGCAGATAATAACGCCGGAGGCGCTGGAGAGCGTGAAGGCGGCGATTGCGAGCAGCGAGGCGGAGAACAAGGCGCAGGCGAAGAAGAAAGCAGTTCCTCGAAAAGCTGCTGGTCAAACATGGGAGGATCCTATTCTTGCTGAGTGGCCCGAAg ATGATTATCGGCTCTTTTGTGGTGACCTTGGTAATGAAGTGAATGACGATGTTCTTACCAAAGCATTTTCACGTTTCCCTTCCTTTAGCATGGCACGG CTTTCCTCGTCATTGCTCATCGTCCACAAATCAAAGtacaattcaaattttttaacg GTTGTCAGAGATAAACGGACTGGGAAAACAAAGGGCTATGGTTTTGTAAGCTTTGCCAGTCCTTCTGACCTTGCTGCTGCTCTTAAAGAAATGAATG gtaaatatGTTGGAAATCGGCCGATAAAATTAAGCAAGAGTAAGTGGAAGGAGAGAACAGATTTCGAGGCCCTGGAAAAACAGAAG CGCCAAACTCATAAGAAACCGAAGCTTCCCAGGAAGGGTGTTCTTCACAAGTGA
- the LOC127744389 gene encoding uncharacterized protein LOC127744389 isoform X2 codes for MAASSSSASQSHFTYSNAPTYFPVPFHLQQSAATPANYAAAVYAAAPAVQIPSLPVIGPVSPAPVSGVYSLPQYPSQQLFERDAQIITPEALESVKAAIASSEAENKAQAKKKAVPRKAAGQTWEDPILAEWPEDDYRLFCGDLGNEVNDDVLTKAFSRFPSFSMARVVRDKRTGKTKGYGFVSFASPSDLAAALKEMNGKYVGNRPIKLSKSKWKERTDFEALEKQKRQTHKKPKLPRKGVLHK; via the exons ATGGCTGCATCGTCTTCCTCAGCATCGCAATCGCATTTCACCTATTCCAACGCCCCTACCTACTTCCCCGTTCCTTTCCACCTCCAGCAATCCGCCGCCACACCGGCGAATTACGCCGCTGCGGTGTACGCTGCGGCTCCGGCAGTACAAATCCCTTCGCTTCCGGTCATCGGCCCTGTCTCTCCGGCTCCGGTTTCTGGCGTGTACTCCTTACCGCAATATCCG TCGCAGCAGTTGTTTGAGAGGGATGCGCAGATAATAACGCCGGAGGCGCTGGAGAGCGTGAAGGCGGCGATTGCGAGCAGCGAGGCGGAGAACAAGGCGCAGGCGAAGAAGAAAGCAGTTCCTCGAAAAGCTGCTGGTCAAACATGGGAGGATCCTATTCTTGCTGAGTGGCCCGAAg ATGATTATCGGCTCTTTTGTGGTGACCTTGGTAATGAAGTGAATGACGATGTTCTTACCAAAGCATTTTCACGTTTCCCTTCCTTTAGCATGGCACGG GTTGTCAGAGATAAACGGACTGGGAAAACAAAGGGCTATGGTTTTGTAAGCTTTGCCAGTCCTTCTGACCTTGCTGCTGCTCTTAAAGAAATGAATG gtaaatatGTTGGAAATCGGCCGATAAAATTAAGCAAGAGTAAGTGGAAGGAGAGAACAGATTTCGAGGCCCTGGAAAAACAGAAG CGCCAAACTCATAAGAAACCGAAGCTTCCCAGGAAGGGTGTTCTTCACAAGTGA